CGTGACGAACAGCCGGATCAGGTTCAGGTCAAAGCTGGGATTATTGTCAATCATGAGTCAACACGGGTGGCACAGGCCGGCGGATTGTCACGGCCAGGAGTACGCCCTAGCATAGGGCATCCGACACGATATGACGACTACCAGATCCCTGCCGATGGCCCAGACCGACCTGCAATCCGCCCTACCTTCGCGTACCCCGCCTTCATCCGAAGCTGTCGACGACCTGCCCTTCTCCGGCCTGCGCATCCTGGATATCAGCCAGGGCATCGCAGGCCCCTACTGCGCGCATATCCTCTGGCAGCAAGGTGCCGACGTCATCAAGGTCGATCCGCCTGCAGGCGATTGGGGCCGACATGTTGGCGTGGTGCGTGGCGAGCACAGTGCCCTGTCGATCGCGTACAACGCCGGCAAGCGCGGCGTCTGCATCGATGCGGCCACCGACGCCGGCAAGGCGTTGTTGTTCGACCTCGCGCTGCGGGCGGATATCGTGGTGCAGAACTTCCGGCCGCAGGTTGCCGAGCGCCTTGGCGTTGGCTACGCGGCGCTGTGTGCGCGCAATCCGGCGCTGGTCTATGTGTCCATCAGCGGCTATGGCGCGGACGGCCCTTATGCCGACTACCCGGCCTCGGACTCCGTGATGCAGGCCGACAGCGGCCTCATGCACACCAACCGCATGGCCGACGGCTCGCCGCGGCGCATCGGCATGCTGTTGGCGGACGCGGCCACCGGCCTGTACGCGGCGCAGGCCGCCGCCGCCGCCTTGTGCAGGCGCTTTCGCAGCGGTGCCGGCGCGCATGTCGCGCTGAGCCTGTTCGACGCCTGCGTGGCGCTGCAGGCCAACAATATCCTCGAGTACGCCATCCAGGGCGCTGTGACCGCCGGGCCGGTGAGCGCGCCAAATGGCGTCTTTGCCACCAGCGATGGCAGCCTCACCTTGCTGGCGCTCAACAACGCGCAATTCGGCAGGCTCTGCCGCGCGCTGGATCGCCCTGGCTGGGCGCAAGATGCGCGCTTTGCGGACAACGCCAGCCGCATGGCGCACGCGGCCTGGCTGCAGGACGCCGTGGCGGCGGTACTTGCCGGCAAAAGCACGGCGCACTGGCTCGGCGTCCTGCAGGCGCACGACATCCTTCATGCGCCGGTGCGCCACTACCAGCAAGTGCTCGACCACCCGCTGGCGGCGCTGCAGGGGACCTTCCAGACGGTCGAGCAGGCGGGGCTGGGTGCCTTGCCGTTTGCCGGCATCCCCGCCAAGGGCATGCGGCGGGCGGCCACCGCCGCGCCGCGTGTCGGTGAACACACCGAAGCCGTGCTGCGTGAGTACGGTGTCCCCTCGAACAAGCTCGCGCAATGGCTGGAGATGGGCGTGGTCAGGCAGGCCAGCCCTCTGGCGGGTAACGCCGCCGCGGGAGCCAGCGCATGATGCGGGCCCTGCTCTGCGAACATTTCGGCAAAGCGCAAGACGTCCGCCTTGCCAGCATCCCGTGCCCGGCGTTGGCGGATCCGCACGCTGTCACGCTGGCCGTGGAGTACGCAAGCGTCAGCCACGCCACGGGCCTGATGGTGGAAGGCCGCTACCAGACCAAGCCGCCGCTGCCGTTCGTGCCCGGCACCGAGGCGGTCGGCCGCGTAGTGGCTTGCGGCGCAGCGGTAACCCGCCTGCGCCCTGGCGACCGCGTGGCGGCCATTGCCGACTGGGGCTGCTTTGCCGAAGAAGTCACGCTGCCCGAATACACGGTCTACCCCATTCCCGATACGCTTGACGCGCTGCAAGCCCTGCCGATCCCGCTCTCCTACGGCACCGCTTACTGCGGCCTGGTGTGGCGCTGCGCCGTGCAGCCCGGTGACACGGTGCTGGTGCTTGGCGCCGGCGCCGGCGTGGGCCTGGCCGCCGTGGAAATCGCCCACCAGTTGGGCGCTTCGGTGATTGCTTGCGCCAGCACCGAAGCGAAACGCGCACAGGCCCTGCGGCGCGGCGCCCAACATGCGCTCGCCCCGGAAGACCTGGCCGCCGCCGTCAAGCGCGTGAGCGGTGGACGCGGTGCCGACGTGGTGGTGGACCCGGTAGGCGGCGACCTGTTCGACCAGGCGCTGCGCGCTGCGGCCGCCAACGCGCGAATCCTCAGCATCGGCTTTGCCAGCGGCCGCATCCCGCAAGCGCCGCTGAACCTGCTGCTGGTAAAGAACCTGACGCTGCATGGATTTTTCGTCGGCCGCTACATCGGCTGGACGCCCGCCAACGAGCGCGCACAGCATGCCCACGCATTGCAGGCCGTCATGAAGACACTGTGCGGCTGGGCCAGCGAAGGAAAGATCCGACCGACCGTGTCGAAGGTGTACCCGATGAGCGGGCTGGCCGAGGCGCTGGACGCGCTGGAAGCCAGGCAGGTCATCGGCAAAGTCGCAATAAAAATCAAGGAGACTAACGCATGGCAAATCGATTCAGGGTCCTGAACACGCAGCACAGTACACAGCACACCAAGCATCGCCGGTCCGCGTTGCGCCTTGCCCTGCTGGCAACGATTTCAACCACCGCTCTTGCTGCCCTGGGCACGTCGCCGGCCCGTGCCGCCGACGATTTCCCGCAGCGCCCGATCCGCATGGTGCTGCCTTACCCGCCGGGCGGCCCCACCGACCTGCTGGCGCGTGTGGTCGCCGTCAAGATGGGCGACACGCTTGGCCAGACCGTGGTGATCGACAACAAGCCAGGCGCCAGCGGCATGATCGGCGCGGAAATGGTCGCCAAGGCTGCGCCCGATGGCTACACCATCCTGGCCAATGCCTCGCTGCATGTGATCAACCCGAGCATCTATCCCAAGATGCGCTACGATGCCTTCCGCGACTTTGTGCCCGTGACGCAACTGGCCGATGTGCCGCTGGTGCTGGTGGTCAACAACGATTCGCCGGTCAAGACCGTGCAGGACCTGATCGCCTATGCCAAGGCCAAGGGCGGCAGCATCAACTTCGGCTCGGCCGGCAATGCGTCGGCCCAGCAACTGGCGGGCGAATCGTTCAAGTTCGCCGCCAATGTCTCGATGCAGCACGTGCCGTACAAGGGCAGCTCGCCCGCGCTGACCGACCTGATGGGCGGCCAGATCCAGCTGATGTTCGATTCCATGCCATCGGCGATGCCGTTCATCAAGGCTGGCAAGCTGCGCGCCGTGGCCGTCACTACGCTCAAGCGGGCGCGTGCCCTGCCGGACGTGCCCACGGTGGCGGAGTCTGGCTTGCCCGGCTTCAATATCAGCACCTGGTACGGCTTGTGGGCGCCGCGCGGCACGCCAGCGCCG
The Cupriavidus basilensis DNA segment above includes these coding regions:
- a CDS encoding CaiB/BaiF CoA transferase family protein — encoded protein: MAQTDLQSALPSRTPPSSEAVDDLPFSGLRILDISQGIAGPYCAHILWQQGADVIKVDPPAGDWGRHVGVVRGEHSALSIAYNAGKRGVCIDAATDAGKALLFDLALRADIVVQNFRPQVAERLGVGYAALCARNPALVYVSISGYGADGPYADYPASDSVMQADSGLMHTNRMADGSPRRIGMLLADAATGLYAAQAAAAALCRRFRSGAGAHVALSLFDACVALQANNILEYAIQGAVTAGPVSAPNGVFATSDGSLTLLALNNAQFGRLCRALDRPGWAQDARFADNASRMAHAAWLQDAVAAVLAGKSTAHWLGVLQAHDILHAPVRHYQQVLDHPLAALQGTFQTVEQAGLGALPFAGIPAKGMRRAATAAPRVGEHTEAVLREYGVPSNKLAQWLEMGVVRQASPLAGNAAAGASA
- a CDS encoding NADPH:quinone oxidoreductase family protein; amino-acid sequence: MRALLCEHFGKAQDVRLASIPCPALADPHAVTLAVEYASVSHATGLMVEGRYQTKPPLPFVPGTEAVGRVVACGAAVTRLRPGDRVAAIADWGCFAEEVTLPEYTVYPIPDTLDALQALPIPLSYGTAYCGLVWRCAVQPGDTVLVLGAGAGVGLAAVEIAHQLGASVIACASTEAKRAQALRRGAQHALAPEDLAAAVKRVSGGRGADVVVDPVGGDLFDQALRAAAANARILSIGFASGRIPQAPLNLLLVKNLTLHGFFVGRYIGWTPANERAQHAHALQAVMKTLCGWASEGKIRPTVSKVYPMSGLAEALDALEARQVIGKVAIKIKETNAWQIDSGS
- a CDS encoding Bug family tripartite tricarboxylate transporter substrate binding protein, encoding MANRFRVLNTQHSTQHTKHRRSALRLALLATISTTALAALGTSPARAADDFPQRPIRMVLPYPPGGPTDLLARVVAVKMGDTLGQTVVIDNKPGASGMIGAEMVAKAAPDGYTILANASLHVINPSIYPKMRYDAFRDFVPVTQLADVPLVLVVNNDSPVKTVQDLIAYAKAKGGSINFGSAGNASAQQLAGESFKFAANVSMQHVPYKGSSPALTDLMGGQIQLMFDSMPSAMPFIKAGKLRAVAVTTLKRARALPDVPTVAESGLPGFNISTWYGLWAPRGTPAPIVEKLAAHAAQALRQPDVQRQYADMGAEPVGSSPAEFARYTAAEGKKWAEIVRKSGAKADQ